In Planctomycetota bacterium, the genomic stretch CTTCGACCAACGAGCGCCGGGCATCCGCTACTCCGACGTGTTGGCGCTGGTCCACCTGCTGCACTGGGTCCGGCGACACGGGCTGACGCTATGACCGTGGAATCGACAACCATTGAGACCGCCCCGTCGGGTCGAGACTCGGCCGTCTCGGCCAGCGCCGCTCCTCGCCGCCGTCGCGTGCTGATCGTCGTGGGCTGCTACGAACCGTGTATGTTGGCCGACATGCATCGCGCGCGGATGCTGGCGTTCGATCTGCCTAAGTGTGGATGGGACGTCGAAATCCTCGCCCCGGAACAAGCGTTCCAGGCGGCGAACATCGTTGACCAGGACTCGGCCGGCCTGTTCGCGCCGAACGTCCCCGTGCATTACGCTCGGCGATCGTTTGATGCGTTGTTTCGGCGGCTCACCGTTCGGAGCGTGGTCTGGCGCGCCTGGTGGCCGATGTATCGGCTCGGTGCGTCACTCTTGTCGTCGGGGCGCTTCGATCTGGTTTACATTTCCACGGCGCAGCCTCAATTCTTCTGCCTGGGACCGATGTGGAAGCGACGCTACGACATCCCTTACGTCCTCGACTTTCATGACCCCTGGTATCGCCCGCAAGTTGCTTACGAAACCAGCACTCGGGCGTGGCGCGCGAAGGTCGTTCGCAAGATCAACGGGCCGCTGGAACAACTGGCGGTCTGCGGCGCGGCGGGATTGGTGGCCGTTTCACCTCATTATTTGAACACTTTGACGGATCGCTACGCCCGGCGGCAGCCCGCTTGGCTGCACTCGGGCAGGAACAAAGCGATTCCCTTCGCGGCCCTTGAGCACGATCTGGCCGCCGTTGGCGTTTGGTCGGCGCCTGCGCCACCTGTGAAACAGGACGCGACCTTTCGACTGGTCCATATCGGCGGTGGCGGCAATGTGCGTCGCGATGCGGTGATGGCACTCTGCCAGTCGTTGCGTGCGTTCCGTGCGGCAAAGCCCGAACTGGCCAACCGGCTGCGCTTCGAGCTGCACGCCACCACGCGCGATCCCGAGGATCCCTACGCGGGCATGCTGGCCGAGATCGCTCGGCGGTACGACGTCGGCGACCTGGTGGTCGAGTTTCCTGGCGCCGTGACCTATCGACGTTCGCTCGAATTGGCGCGCGACGCCGACGGACTGTTGATCCTGGGCGTTGACGACGTGGCCTACACTCCGTCAAAGCTGTTCAGCTATTTACTGTTTGGCAAGCCGGTGCTGGCGTCGCTGCGTCAGTATTCACCGGCCAGCAGCTATTTGCGCGAGCACCCAGAACTGGCCTCGCAGGTCGATTTTGGAACAGATGGAGCGATCGATGCGCCGGCGGCGGTCGCGACGCTCGACACGCTGTGCGATGCCTTGCGCTCCGGCCAGCGTCACGATCGGCGCACCGCGTTGGCTGAACATCTTTCGCCGGCAATGGCCGCGGCCCATGCTCGGCTGTTTGAGCGGTGCTTGTCGAGGCCTGACGTTTCGGCCCCAGGCGCGGCAGAGGCGGCGGGACGGTCGGCTTGACGGTGCTGTTTGGCCATCCGGGCGGCAACCCGAACTCGCACCATGCGGCACTCGCCCATTTTGAGCGCGGGAGACTCGAAGCATTTTGCGTCCCTTGGATGCCACGTCCGGCGGAACTGGCCGTGCTCGGCATGGCGCCTGGACTTGGCCGCTGGCGCGAACGTGTCGCGCGCCGCGCGTTTGCACCGTTGCAGGACGCGCCGCTGATTGAAGGGCGTCTTGGCGAATGGGGCCGTATGGTCCAGCGCGTATTGATGCCCAAGGCCGACGAAGGTCGATTCGCCAGGCAAGCCAATCAGTGGCTGATGCGAACCATGGCCAAACACGCTCGACACAGGGCCGTGACCGCGGTGCATGCTTATGAAGACTGTTCCTTGGCCCAGTTCGAAGTCGCCCGCCAACTGGGCAAGGCTTGCATTTATGATTTGCCGATCGGCTATACCGAAGCCTGGCAACAGCGGCGCGCCCAACTGTTGAATGAGTACGCCCCGTGGGTCGGCCGGGAAGCCAACGAAATCGACTCGGTGGTTAGCCTTGAGCAGAAGCAGCGCGAGATGAGGTTGGCTGATCTGGTGTTGGCGCCGAGCGCCTTCGTGGCCGACTCGATCAAACCATTTCACGACAAAACGGTCGCCGTGGCGCGATATGGGGTCGACAGCCAGTTCTGGTCGCCGCGGCCAAGCGACATCCCGCGCCGAAGCGGGCCGTTGCGGTTCATGTACGCCGGGCACATGTCCATTCGCAAAGGGGTTCCGCTGTTGCTGCGAGCGTGGAGCGCCGCGTCCATCGCCGACGCCGAGTTGCAACTGGTGGGCAATTGGCGCCTTGCCGAGCGCGCTAGGGCCGACCTGCCCACCGGAGTGGTCTACTCCGGCCCCTGCTCGCGGGAAGAGTTGCGCGACCGCTTTCAACAAGCGGACGTGTTTGTCTTCCCTTCATTCTTTGAAGGGGCGGCGCTCGTCGTGGCCGAAGCTTTGGCCACGGGGTTGCCAGTGTTGGCCAGCGACGCCAGCGGATATGCCGAAGTGATCGGTAATGAATTCGGACTGGTCTTCCCGGCGGGGAATCTCGAGGCCCTGGTGGTGGCCCTGCGCCGGTTGTCAGACTGCCGCGATCAGCTCCCCGCGATGGCAGTCAGCGCGCTTAAGGCTGCGGAACAACTGACATGGGGCAGTTACCGCCGATCGGTGTCAGCGGCGGTCGATACGTTGGGGGTAGCGTGACCGCCGAGGTGTTAACGCCGGTGCAACATGCCACTGTCGCGCGCCGCCGGCTCGCGTTCGTGGTTTCGCACCCGATCCAGTATTACGTGCCGATGTATCGGCAACTGGCGGCGCGTGGCGACCTTGACGTGCGCGTGTTCTATACCTGGCACGCGGGCGCTGGGCCCGTCGACGACCCAGGGTTTCAGCGAGCCATCGCTTGGGACATCCCGCTGACTGATGGCTACGAGTGGGAGTCGGTTCCGAACACTTCGCCTCGGCCAGGCACGGAGCACTTTGCTGGCCTGCAAAACCCGACGTTGTCACGCGCCGTACTTGATTGGCATCCCGACGCGGTCCACCTGACCGGTTACAATTACCAAAGCCATTATCGATTGCTGCGCGACCTGGCCCGCGTTGACATTCCCGTCATGTTTCGCGGCGACTCGCACTTGCTTTCGCCACGTCCTTGGTGGTGGCGAATTGCGCGCCAGTTCGCGCTGCGCAGGGTTTTCAGGCTTCCAGCAGTGTTCCTGTACACGGGCAAACACAATCACGACTATTACCGCGCCTTTGGCGTACCCGAGTCGAAGCTGTTCTACTGTCCCCACTCGATCGACGCGGTGCGGTTTCTTGACCCGCGGGGGATTCACGAAGCGGCAGCCACCGAGTGGCGCCGCGAACTGTCGATCGCCGACGACGAAGTGGTGATCCTGTTCGCTGGCAAGCTGCAAGAGAAGAAACAGCCGCTGGCGCTGATCGAAGCCGTGGCGCGTGCCGCCTTGCCCAACCTGGTGCTGGTGATTGTCGGCGATGGCGAACTACGCGCCCTGGCCGAGCGACAAGTGAATGTCCTGGGCATTCGCACGCGGTTTCTACCCTTTCAAAATCAAAGTCGCATGCCGGTCGTTTACCGCCTGGCCGATTTGTTCGTCCTGCCGTCCAATGCCGACGAGACTTGGGGGTTGGCGGTGAACGAAGCGATGGCCTGCGGGCGGCCGGCGCTGGTCAGCGATCAGGTTGGCTGCGTGCCAGAGCTTATCAAGTCGGGCGTGACTGGTGACGTTTTTCCTGCCAATGCGATTGGCGAGTTGGCGAATCGGCTCGTTGGATTGGCGACGGCGGGTCGAGCGAGATTGCGCGAGATGGGACACCGCGCGGAAGACTGGTCATCGCGACTCAGCGTCGAGGCCACTTGCGCCGGGGTATTGAATGCATTGGCACAATTGACGCCGAAATGACTCCGCTACTCGCCCCGCTGTTGAACTGGGAACAGTTTTCCTCATTGTCCTCGACGAGGCAACGCGCAAAGTATTTTCTGCAATCGGCCTGCAAGTTGGCTTGGGGGCGACAATTGAATTGCCCGTCGTGCGGCGAAAGCCGCTCGCACGTGGTCGATCGCAAATGGCTGGTCACCACATTGCGACGTTGCGATTCCTGCCGATTGTTGTATCGCGCTCCGACGACCTCGGCGGCCGAATACGAACGATTTTACCAGCGCCAATATGGGCAAGGTTTTACCACTGATTTGCCCGATGACGCCACGCTCGAACGATTGAAGCGGTCGCACTTTCGCGACAGCCCCAAGGACTATCAGCACTATCTCAACGTGCTGACAGCGCTAGGGGGCCGGCCGGGGCAGCGATTGTTCGACTTCGGTTGTTCGTGGGGGTACGGAAGTTGGCAACTGAGCCAAGCGGGCTACCAAGTTGATGCCTGCGAGATTTCTGTACCGCGCGGCCATTTTGCGCGTGATCGGTTAGGCGTGCGCGTGATGTCGGTCACCGAGATTGCCCCGGGAAGCTACGATCTGTTTTTCTCATCGCATGTCATCGAACACGTACCGAGCGTTGCGAAAATGCTCGCTCTCGGCCTGCGGGCATTGCGGCCGGGCGGTCTGTTTGTCGCCTTTACTCCGAATGGCAGCACTCCATTTCGGCAGCGATTTCCAGCGCTATTCCACCATGTCTGGGGCTTCGTGCATCCGCAACTGATCGATGGTGAATTCGCTCAGCACCTGGCTTTGAAATACACCGTGTTAACCGACTCTTCCCCCTATTCACTTGACAACATTGCGTGTTGCGCCTGGCAAGGGCACCAGGCCGTCAAACTCGATGGCCACGAATTGTTGCTAGTCGTGCGCAAGGACGATTGATGTTGCCGACGTTTCTCAGTCCTGATCGCGGTGTGATTTGGGCACACCCAGCGACATTGCTTGCGACAGCGAAGCTCTGCCACGCGCGGATCACGCATTCCGCCAGCGCTTGTTCAGGGACAAATGCACTCCATGCCCAGGCAGCCTTCCCAGCGTGCCGGATCCTCGACTTCGCGGAACATGGGATCGACCGCGTCGCCAAACTGCGCGCGGCGAATGCGCGTAAAACCAGCAGCGGACAACTCTCGGGTCAACGTCCTTTCGTCCCACATCCAGCGATGCCGGCTGTTGCCGAGCCATTCTCGCAACAACCCCATCAGGCCGCGCGGCCGGCGAGAATATCCCAGGCACGACTCTTGCATGAACCAATGCGCCGGCAACTCGACCGACAAAGCCAAATAGTCTCGAGCCAATCGTTCCAAGTCGGGCACCACGCAACGAAAGGTTCCTCCCGGTACCAGATACCGCCGCGTGTGTCGTACGGCGACCCGAAAGTCATCGAGCGCCAGATGCTCGAGCGTGTGCGAACAATACACGCCGCGGAAACTCGCGGCCACGACCGGCAAGCCGCGCACAATGTCGCCGTAGCGGACCTGGGGTGGGAATGGCGGACCAAAACGACGAACCAACTGTTCCGCCAGCGGCAGCCGCCGCCAGCGCACGATGGGACTGGCGTCAAAATTCAGCCACGACT encodes the following:
- a CDS encoding methyltransferase domain-containing protein, translating into MARIEYLQFGCGLCAPESWLNFDASPIVRWRRLPLAEQLVRRFGPPFPPQVRYGDIVRGLPVVAASFRGVYCSHTLEHLALDDFRVAVRHTRRYLVPGGTFRCVVPDLERLARDYLALSVELPAHWFMQESCLGYSRRPRGLMGLLREWLGNSRHRWMWDERTLTRELSAAGFTRIRRAQFGDAVDPMFREVEDPARWEGCLGMECICP
- a CDS encoding class I SAM-dependent methyltransferase, whose product is MTPLLAPLLNWEQFSSLSSTRQRAKYFLQSACKLAWGRQLNCPSCGESRSHVVDRKWLVTTLRRCDSCRLLYRAPTTSAAEYERFYQRQYGQGFTTDLPDDATLERLKRSHFRDSPKDYQHYLNVLTALGGRPGQRLFDFGCSWGYGSWQLSQAGYQVDACEISVPRGHFARDRLGVRVMSVTEIAPGSYDLFFSSHVIEHVPSVAKMLALGLRALRPGGLFVAFTPNGSTPFRQRFPALFHHVWGFVHPQLIDGEFAQHLALKYTVLTDSSPYSLDNIACCAWQGHQAVKLDGHELLLVVRKDD
- a CDS encoding glycosyltransferase produces the protein MTVESTTIETAPSGRDSAVSASAAPRRRRVLIVVGCYEPCMLADMHRARMLAFDLPKCGWDVEILAPEQAFQAANIVDQDSAGLFAPNVPVHYARRSFDALFRRLTVRSVVWRAWWPMYRLGASLLSSGRFDLVYISTAQPQFFCLGPMWKRRYDIPYVLDFHDPWYRPQVAYETSTRAWRAKVVRKINGPLEQLAVCGAAGLVAVSPHYLNTLTDRYARRQPAWLHSGRNKAIPFAALEHDLAAVGVWSAPAPPVKQDATFRLVHIGGGGNVRRDAVMALCQSLRAFRAAKPELANRLRFELHATTRDPEDPYAGMLAEIARRYDVGDLVVEFPGAVTYRRSLELARDADGLLILGVDDVAYTPSKLFSYLLFGKPVLASLRQYSPASSYLREHPELASQVDFGTDGAIDAPAAVATLDTLCDALRSGQRHDRRTALAEHLSPAMAAAHARLFERCLSRPDVSAPGAAEAAGRSA
- a CDS encoding glycosyltransferase, whose protein sequence is MPRPAELAVLGMAPGLGRWRERVARRAFAPLQDAPLIEGRLGEWGRMVQRVLMPKADEGRFARQANQWLMRTMAKHARHRAVTAVHAYEDCSLAQFEVARQLGKACIYDLPIGYTEAWQQRRAQLLNEYAPWVGREANEIDSVVSLEQKQREMRLADLVLAPSAFVADSIKPFHDKTVAVARYGVDSQFWSPRPSDIPRRSGPLRFMYAGHMSIRKGVPLLLRAWSAASIADAELQLVGNWRLAERARADLPTGVVYSGPCSREELRDRFQQADVFVFPSFFEGAALVVAEALATGLPVLASDASGYAEVIGNEFGLVFPAGNLEALVVALRRLSDCRDQLPAMAVSALKAAEQLTWGSYRRSVSAAVDTLGVA
- a CDS encoding glycosyltransferase family 4 protein, which gives rise to MQHATVARRRLAFVVSHPIQYYVPMYRQLAARGDLDVRVFYTWHAGAGPVDDPGFQRAIAWDIPLTDGYEWESVPNTSPRPGTEHFAGLQNPTLSRAVLDWHPDAVHLTGYNYQSHYRLLRDLARVDIPVMFRGDSHLLSPRPWWWRIARQFALRRVFRLPAVFLYTGKHNHDYYRAFGVPESKLFYCPHSIDAVRFLDPRGIHEAAATEWRRELSIADDEVVILFAGKLQEKKQPLALIEAVARAALPNLVLVIVGDGELRALAERQVNVLGIRTRFLPFQNQSRMPVVYRLADLFVLPSNADETWGLAVNEAMACGRPALVSDQVGCVPELIKSGVTGDVFPANAIGELANRLVGLATAGRARLREMGHRAEDWSSRLSVEATCAGVLNALAQLTPK